Proteins from a single region of Labedella gwakjiensis:
- a CDS encoding LacI family DNA-binding transcriptional regulator — protein sequence MAAKRVTLADVARKAGLSSAAASMILNGRPDTRLSKEAHERVLAAAAELGYRPNLAARGLRTDKTQTIGFVSDLVATTRFASGLITGALGAAEKARHVLLVTETGGDQRRETDAIAALVDRQVDGIVFATMRARDLFIPDLPETTRAVLLNATNPRYPLSVLPDEETGGRAAVDLLVAAGHREGIALLGQNDDVERELFRSTTISRRAAGIRAAMREHGLAFAAEESIWLWEPQNGYEATHALFDREPGIRALVCMNDRLAFGAYQALGELGLSVPDDVSIVSFDNDELAAYLRPGLTTVGLPHEEMGARAIELLLAEGGTTEGETLVDMPVVERASVAAPRA from the coding sequence ATGGCAGCGAAACGCGTGACGCTCGCCGACGTCGCCCGCAAGGCCGGCCTCTCGAGCGCCGCCGCGTCGATGATCCTCAACGGCCGACCCGACACGCGTCTGTCGAAGGAGGCGCATGAGCGCGTGCTCGCCGCCGCCGCGGAACTCGGCTACCGCCCCAACCTGGCGGCACGCGGCCTGCGCACCGACAAGACCCAGACGATCGGTTTCGTCTCCGACCTCGTCGCCACCACGCGCTTCGCGAGCGGACTCATCACGGGGGCTCTCGGCGCGGCGGAGAAGGCGCGCCACGTGCTCCTCGTCACGGAGACGGGGGGCGATCAGCGGCGCGAGACCGATGCGATCGCCGCCCTCGTCGACCGTCAGGTGGACGGCATCGTGTTCGCCACGATGCGGGCGCGCGACCTCTTCATCCCCGACCTGCCCGAGACGACGCGCGCCGTGCTGCTCAACGCGACCAACCCGCGGTACCCGCTCAGCGTCCTGCCCGACGAGGAGACCGGCGGCCGTGCCGCCGTCGATCTGCTCGTCGCCGCGGGACACCGCGAGGGCATCGCCCTCCTCGGTCAGAACGACGACGTGGAGCGGGAGCTCTTCCGCTCCACCACGATCTCGCGACGGGCCGCCGGCATCCGCGCGGCGATGCGCGAGCACGGGCTCGCGTTCGCCGCGGAGGAGTCGATCTGGTTGTGGGAGCCGCAGAACGGCTACGAGGCCACGCATGCGCTGTTCGACCGGGAACCCGGCATCCGGGCACTCGTCTGCATGAACGACCGGCTCGCCTTCGGCGCGTACCAGGCGCTCGGGGAGCTCGGGCTGAGCGTTCCGGACGACGTCTCCATCGTCTCGTTCGACAACGACGAGCTCGCCGCATACCTGCGCCCGGGACTCACGACGGTCGGCCTGCCGCACGAGGAGATGGGCGCGCGCGCGATCGAGCTCCTGCTCGCCGAGGGCGGGACGACCGAGGGCGAGACGCTCGTCGACATGCCCGTCGTGGAGCGGGCGTCGGTGGCCGCTCCCCGCGCCTGA
- a CDS encoding helix-turn-helix transcriptional regulator has protein sequence MDDFSVIPLWAAARTQPTALVEAVRGSGPADAADAPDEASEADEPSEADILRVFAAFQAGESTASASLLTFDILNESLESRGSRGAAEAIVARLAHSHLCRALGRLEDAASDVAAARGHLASILHAPHRLALTADVLVEDGLLHLLRGDLAAAHESLLAATDLGVLSHPTAQSAWAGLAVTTYVYGDPVDADMCLRRVEADASPLGADAAALRDIAALLLSPERGPTAEFYALARAVDAPNAPAAWVPLTLAAHGYFMARESLFAEALEQMQRVAAGLDGYWSDWADMIRAFVHMRLGGVESGWEYLERVRPDDRHALCPFREIAALRLRLNDLPGAEAAIAECELVGDRHVPRSRMAIQWLRAAIELRRGRIAESDIHADVALITMTRNDTTGPMYFPPLDDIRSLVARARARGTAIPLLDRVAALDDRSRLVKTFVALTARERDVLSLLCAGASSDQIADELVLSRNTIKTHLRRVYSKLGASSAQEAVRIARWMGLTV, from the coding sequence ATGGACGACTTCTCCGTCATCCCCCTCTGGGCTGCCGCGCGGACCCAGCCGACAGCCCTCGTCGAGGCCGTCAGGGGGTCCGGTCCGGCCGACGCCGCCGACGCGCCGGACGAGGCGAGCGAGGCGGACGAGCCGAGCGAGGCCGACATCCTGCGCGTGTTCGCCGCGTTCCAGGCCGGCGAGTCGACCGCGTCGGCCTCCCTCCTCACCTTCGACATCCTGAACGAGTCGCTGGAGTCCCGCGGGTCGCGAGGCGCGGCCGAAGCCATCGTCGCCCGCCTCGCACACAGCCACCTCTGCCGCGCCCTCGGCCGCCTCGAGGACGCGGCCTCCGACGTCGCGGCCGCGCGCGGGCACCTCGCGTCGATCCTCCACGCGCCCCACCGCCTCGCGCTCACGGCCGACGTCCTCGTGGAGGACGGCCTCCTCCACCTCCTGCGAGGCGACCTCGCCGCGGCACACGAGTCGCTGCTGGCCGCCACCGACCTCGGGGTCCTCTCCCACCCCACCGCGCAGTCCGCCTGGGCGGGTCTCGCCGTGACGACTTACGTGTACGGCGACCCCGTCGACGCCGACATGTGCCTTCGCCGCGTCGAGGCCGACGCGTCTCCCCTGGGAGCGGACGCCGCGGCGCTCCGCGACATCGCCGCGCTGCTGCTGTCGCCCGAGCGCGGTCCGACAGCCGAGTTCTACGCGCTCGCGCGGGCCGTCGACGCCCCGAACGCCCCCGCCGCCTGGGTGCCTCTCACCCTCGCCGCCCACGGGTACTTCATGGCGCGCGAGTCGCTCTTCGCCGAAGCGCTCGAACAGATGCAGCGCGTCGCCGCCGGCCTCGACGGCTACTGGTCCGACTGGGCCGACATGATCCGCGCGTTCGTCCACATGCGGCTCGGCGGGGTGGAGTCCGGCTGGGAGTACCTCGAGCGGGTGCGCCCCGACGATCGGCACGCCCTGTGCCCCTTCCGGGAGATCGCCGCGCTCCGCCTCCGTCTGAACGACCTCCCCGGCGCCGAGGCGGCCATCGCCGAGTGCGAGCTCGTCGGCGACCGGCACGTCCCCCGATCGCGGATGGCGATCCAATGGCTGCGCGCGGCCATCGAACTGCGGCGCGGGCGCATCGCCGAGTCCGACATCCATGCGGACGTCGCGCTCATCACGATGACGCGGAACGATACGACGGGTCCGATGTACTTCCCGCCCCTCGACGACATCCGCTCGCTCGTCGCTCGAGCACGAGCGCGCGGGACCGCCATCCCGCTGCTCGATCGTGTGGCCGCCCTCGACGACCGGAGCCGACTCGTCAAGACCTTCGTCGCGCTCACCGCGCGGGAACGCGACGTCCTGTCGCTCCTCTGCGCCGGGGCGTCGAGCGATCAGATCGCCGACGAGCTCGTGCTCTCGCGCAACACCATCAAGACCCACTTGCGCCGCGTGTACAGCAAGCTCGGGGCGTCGAGCGCCCAGGAGGCCGTGCGCATCGCCCGTTGGATGGGCCTCACCGTCTGA